In Nothobranchius furzeri strain GRZ-AD chromosome 18, NfurGRZ-RIMD1, whole genome shotgun sequence, a single genomic region encodes these proteins:
- the dkc1 gene encoding H/ACA ribonucleoprotein complex subunit DKC1 isoform X1 — protein sequence MADEAASTKKKKKSKRVAEDVGEIQESQEFLIQPDTKVPTLDSSQWPLLLKNLHKLNILTSHYTPIPSGSNPLKRNISDYVRSGFINLDKPANPSSHEVVAWIRRILRVEKTGHSGTLDPKVTGCLIVCIDRATRLVKSQQSAGKEYVGIVRLHNAVESEHVLARALETLTGALFQRPPLIAAVKRQLRVRTIYESKLIEYDPERRLGIFWVSCEAGTYIRTLCVHLGLLLGVGGQMQELRRVRSGVLGEKDNLVTMHDVLDAQWQFDHNKDETYLRRVIFPLEKLLVSYKRLMMKDSAVNAICYGAKIMLPGVLRYEDGIEVNQDIVVITTKGEAICTAVALMTTAVISTCDHGVVAKIKRVIMERDTYPRKWGLGPKACKKKMMIKQGLLDKHGKPNAQTPQDWKDDYADYSVTVKEEPKDTPAKRKREATECDSETPETPSAEVKKEKKKKKKAEMEEEPEVKEEEPEVAEEPDTQVERKSKKKKKKLKEADASE from the exons ATGGCGGACGAAGCTG CAtccacaaagaagaagaagaagtcgaaGAGAGTGGCTGAAGATGTTGGG GAGATCCAAGAGAGTCAAGAGTTTTTAATCCAGCCAGACACCAAAGTCCCCACTTTGGACTCCTCCCAGTGGCCCTTGTTATTAAAG AATCTCCATAAGCTGAACATCCTTACATCTCATTACACCCCCATACCCAGTGGCAGCAACCCGCTGAAAAGAAACATCAGCGACTATGTCAG GTCTGGATTCATCAACCTGGACAAACCAGCCAACCCTTCGTCTCATGAGGTGGTGGCGTGGATCCGGAGGATCCTGCGAGTGGAGAAGACGGGCCACAGCGGGACTCtagacccaaaggtcactggctGCCTCATCGTCTGCATTGACCGAGCCACCAGACTAGTGAAGTCCCAGCAGAGTGCTG GTAAGGAGTATGTGGGAATCGTTCGGCTGCACAACGCAGTAGAGAGTGAACACGTGCTGGCCCGG GCCCTGGAGACCTTGACCGGAGCTCTATTCCAGCGTCCTCCCCTCATCGCTGCAGTGAAACGTCAGCTGAGAGTCCGAACCATCTACGAGAGCAAGCTGATCGAGTACGACCCAGAGCGGAGGCTGG GCATCTTCTGGGTCAGCTGTGAAGCAGGAACTTACATCAGGACTTTGTGTGTCCACCTGGGACTTTTACTTGGAGTTGGAGGACAGATGCAGGAATTGAGGAGGGTCCGGTCTGGAGTTCTGGGCGAGAAG GACAACTTGGTGACGATGCACGATGTTCTCGATGCTCAGTGGCAATTTGATCACAATAAAGATGAGACTTATCTGAGGAGAGTCATCTTCCCTCTAGAAAAGCTGCTGGTGTCATACAAACGGCTGATGATGAAGGACAGCGCG GTGAACGCCATCTGTTACGGTGCCAAGATCATGCTTCCTGGTGTCCTCCGGTACGAAGACGGCATAGAGGTTAACCAGGACATCGTTGTCATAACAACCAAAGGCGAGGCCATCTGTACAG cGGTAGCACTGATGACCACAGCAGTGATCTCCACCTGTGATCACGGCGTCGTGGCGAAGATCAAGAGGGTGATCATGGAGAGAGACACGTATCCACGGAAATGGGGTCTGGGTCCAAAG gcatgtaagaagaagatgatgatcaaACAAGGACTCCTAGACAAACACGGAAAGCCAAACGCCCAAACTCCTCAGGACTGGAAAGACGACTACGCAGACTACAG TGTTACTGTTAAGGAAGAACCAAAAGACACCCCTGCTAAG AGAAAACGGGAGGCTACAGAGTGTGACAGTGAAACCCCGGAGACTCCTTCTGCAGAggtaaagaaagaaaagaagaaaaagaaaaaagcagaaatgGAGGAGGAGCCAGAAGTGAAGGAGGAGGAGCCAGAAGTGGCGGAGGAACCTGACACACAG GTTGAAAGAaaatcaaaaaagaaaaagaaaaaactaaaGGAAGCCGATGCGTCGGAGTAA
- the dkc1 gene encoding H/ACA ribonucleoprotein complex subunit DKC1 isoform X2 has translation MADEAASTKKKKKSKRVAEDVGEIQESQEFLIQPDTKVPTLDSSQWPLLLKNLHKLNILTSHYTPIPSGSNPLKRNISDYVRSGFINLDKPANPSSHEVVAWIRRILRVEKTGHSGTLDPKVTGCLIVCIDRATRLVKSQQSAGKEYVGIVRLHNAVESEHVLARALETLTGALFQRPPLIAAVKRQLRVRTIYESKLIEYDPERRLGIFWVSCEAGTYIRTLCVHLGLLLGVGGQMQELRRVRSGVLGEKDNLVTMHDVLDAQWQFDHNKDETYLRRVIFPLEKLLVSYKRLMMKDSAVNAICYGAKIMLPGVLRYEDGIEVNQDIVVITTKGEAICTAVALMTTAVISTCDHGVVAKIKRVIMERDTYPRKWGLGPKACKKKMMIKQGLLDKHGKPNAQTPQDWKDDYADYR, from the exons ATGGCGGACGAAGCTG CAtccacaaagaagaagaagaagtcgaaGAGAGTGGCTGAAGATGTTGGG GAGATCCAAGAGAGTCAAGAGTTTTTAATCCAGCCAGACACCAAAGTCCCCACTTTGGACTCCTCCCAGTGGCCCTTGTTATTAAAG AATCTCCATAAGCTGAACATCCTTACATCTCATTACACCCCCATACCCAGTGGCAGCAACCCGCTGAAAAGAAACATCAGCGACTATGTCAG GTCTGGATTCATCAACCTGGACAAACCAGCCAACCCTTCGTCTCATGAGGTGGTGGCGTGGATCCGGAGGATCCTGCGAGTGGAGAAGACGGGCCACAGCGGGACTCtagacccaaaggtcactggctGCCTCATCGTCTGCATTGACCGAGCCACCAGACTAGTGAAGTCCCAGCAGAGTGCTG GTAAGGAGTATGTGGGAATCGTTCGGCTGCACAACGCAGTAGAGAGTGAACACGTGCTGGCCCGG GCCCTGGAGACCTTGACCGGAGCTCTATTCCAGCGTCCTCCCCTCATCGCTGCAGTGAAACGTCAGCTGAGAGTCCGAACCATCTACGAGAGCAAGCTGATCGAGTACGACCCAGAGCGGAGGCTGG GCATCTTCTGGGTCAGCTGTGAAGCAGGAACTTACATCAGGACTTTGTGTGTCCACCTGGGACTTTTACTTGGAGTTGGAGGACAGATGCAGGAATTGAGGAGGGTCCGGTCTGGAGTTCTGGGCGAGAAG GACAACTTGGTGACGATGCACGATGTTCTCGATGCTCAGTGGCAATTTGATCACAATAAAGATGAGACTTATCTGAGGAGAGTCATCTTCCCTCTAGAAAAGCTGCTGGTGTCATACAAACGGCTGATGATGAAGGACAGCGCG GTGAACGCCATCTGTTACGGTGCCAAGATCATGCTTCCTGGTGTCCTCCGGTACGAAGACGGCATAGAGGTTAACCAGGACATCGTTGTCATAACAACCAAAGGCGAGGCCATCTGTACAG cGGTAGCACTGATGACCACAGCAGTGATCTCCACCTGTGATCACGGCGTCGTGGCGAAGATCAAGAGGGTGATCATGGAGAGAGACACGTATCCACGGAAATGGGGTCTGGGTCCAAAG gcatgtaagaagaagatgatgatcaaACAAGGACTCCTAGACAAACACGGAAAGCCAAACGCCCAAACTCCTCAGGACTGGAAAGACGACTACGCAGACTACAGGTAG
- the cinp gene encoding cyclin-dependent kinase 2-interacting protein isoform X1, with product MRELQDQMEGDSCDTSATPSNRRCTWITGSARKIRDNAADWHNLMLRWDRLNDEGFNLAASIVNMRHSQGDLLVLDTCPPPSQSTSAEAQQVAGAAELQDECLKLQDVVDRMVVVVKKMEHLVEIQRGVLQLEEFQFGPEGRRVPLCLSWKTREFEEMSGVLLAAFSQELKLKQTILQEVAHTMTSDLSKVYLSCWLHQPFIPAATRLGLEALLLETGHRPL from the exons ATGCGAGAACTTCAGGATCAGATGGAAG GTGATTCTTGTGACACCTCAGCGACCCCATCAAACAGGAGGTGCACCTGGATCACAGGAAGTgcaaggaagatcagagacaacgCCGCTGACTGGCACAACCTGATGCTCAGGTGGGACAGGCTGAACGACGAAGGATTCAATTTGGCAGCAAGTATCGTCAACATGAGGCA TTCTCAGGGAGATCTGCTGGTGTTGGACACGTGTCCACCACCGTCACAGTCCACATCGGCTGAGGCGCAGCAGGTGGCTGGAGCTGCGGAGCTGCAGGATGAATGCCTCAAACTGCAGGATGTCGTTGACAGAATG GTTGTTGTGGTGAAAAAGATGGAGCACCTGGTGGAGATACAGCGTGGCGTTCTGCAGCTGGAGGAGTTTCAGTTTGGTCCTGAAGGAAGACGTGTCCCTCTGTGTCTCAGCTGGAAGACCCGGGAGTTTG AGGAGATGTCTGGTGTCCTGCTGGCTGCCTTCAGTCAGGAGCTGAAGTTGAAGCAGACGATTCTGCAGGAAGTCGCCCAcaccatgacctctgacctctccaAGGTCTATCTGTCCTGTTGGCTCCACCAGCCTTTCATCCCAGCAGCAACCAGACTTGGACTAGAGGCTCTGCTGCTGGAGACGGGCCATCGCCCACTCTAG
- the cinp gene encoding cyclin-dependent kinase 2-interacting protein isoform X2, translating into MRELQDQMEGDSCDTSATPSNRRCTWITGSARKIRDNAADWHNLMLSSQGDLLVLDTCPPPSQSTSAEAQQVAGAAELQDECLKLQDVVDRMVVVVKKMEHLVEIQRGVLQLEEFQFGPEGRRVPLCLSWKTREFEEMSGVLLAAFSQELKLKQTILQEVAHTMTSDLSKVYLSCWLHQPFIPAATRLGLEALLLETGHRPL; encoded by the exons ATGCGAGAACTTCAGGATCAGATGGAAG GTGATTCTTGTGACACCTCAGCGACCCCATCAAACAGGAGGTGCACCTGGATCACAGGAAGTgcaaggaagatcagagacaacgCCGCTGACTGGCACAACCTGATGCTCAG TTCTCAGGGAGATCTGCTGGTGTTGGACACGTGTCCACCACCGTCACAGTCCACATCGGCTGAGGCGCAGCAGGTGGCTGGAGCTGCGGAGCTGCAGGATGAATGCCTCAAACTGCAGGATGTCGTTGACAGAATG GTTGTTGTGGTGAAAAAGATGGAGCACCTGGTGGAGATACAGCGTGGCGTTCTGCAGCTGGAGGAGTTTCAGTTTGGTCCTGAAGGAAGACGTGTCCCTCTGTGTCTCAGCTGGAAGACCCGGGAGTTTG AGGAGATGTCTGGTGTCCTGCTGGCTGCCTTCAGTCAGGAGCTGAAGTTGAAGCAGACGATTCTGCAGGAAGTCGCCCAcaccatgacctctgacctctccaAGGTCTATCTGTCCTGTTGGCTCCACCAGCCTTTCATCCCAGCAGCAACCAGACTTGGACTAGAGGCTCTGCTGCTGGAGACGGGCCATCGCCCACTCTAG